The Stratiformator vulcanicus genome has a segment encoding these proteins:
- a CDS encoding glycoside hydrolase family 32 protein, whose product MFVLRNRLLLTALLYSLAGSSSLRAEDINTVDVSPEARRLLDQADASVAKAAEGLDDPLRPRFHFHPAANWINDPNGPILHRGWYHVFFQHNPYGDEWGNMHWGHTRSRDLVNWERLPIAIPPSPSRAEKHVYSGCAEHDGDGNVLAFYTSVDGGPKPNEQWVAKALDDDLTKWHKPDFNPLLTIESAPGITFGAGFRDPFIFHFKNRTFMVVGADTQDESVIPLWEAEDDTLLNWKYLGIVWRTPKSKVKFPECPNFFELDGKCVLIISPYRALEYEVGEFDPDADGGPTFQVEKKGRLEPTDSLYASNILIDESGERILLGWARHFKGGRGWSGVLTLPRVLSLDKDLTLCQKPIRTLSTLRGESWSIEKPTRVESAEGLRPAPKLEQFEMAARMTIAPSDRGGIFLHRGNDLFTILWDEQIGLSVGQMDRAAKVPQESNGFVIPLDRLKSESRDLNLRIFVDRGLVEMFSADGRIAITRPWLTKTAETEVEFIAGGRGATLHSLDIWEMKDAKIQ is encoded by the coding sequence ATGTTTGTGCTACGCAATCGACTATTGCTGACTGCCCTGCTCTACAGTCTGGCTGGGAGTTCAAGCCTGCGGGCCGAAGACATCAATACGGTAGATGTCTCGCCGGAAGCCCGGCGGTTGCTCGATCAGGCCGATGCCTCGGTGGCGAAGGCGGCCGAGGGGCTCGACGATCCCTTACGGCCGCGGTTTCATTTTCATCCGGCCGCGAATTGGATCAACGATCCCAACGGGCCGATCCTGCACCGCGGTTGGTACCACGTCTTCTTTCAGCACAATCCCTACGGCGACGAGTGGGGAAACATGCACTGGGGGCACACGCGGAGCCGGGACTTGGTGAATTGGGAGCGGCTACCGATCGCGATTCCGCCGTCGCCATCCCGGGCGGAAAAGCACGTCTACTCGGGCTGTGCCGAACATGACGGCGACGGCAACGTTCTAGCCTTCTATACCAGCGTTGACGGCGGGCCGAAGCCGAACGAGCAGTGGGTGGCGAAGGCCCTCGATGACGACCTGACGAAATGGCACAAGCCTGATTTTAATCCGCTGCTGACCATTGAGTCGGCTCCAGGGATTACCTTCGGAGCAGGTTTTCGCGACCCGTTTATCTTTCACTTCAAGAATCGCACCTTCATGGTTGTGGGGGCCGATACGCAGGACGAATCGGTGATCCCGCTCTGGGAAGCGGAGGACGACACGCTCTTGAACTGGAAGTACCTCGGCATTGTCTGGCGGACACCGAAGTCGAAGGTGAAATTCCCCGAGTGCCCGAACTTCTTCGAGCTTGATGGAAAGTGCGTCTTAATTATCTCGCCCTATCGCGCACTCGAATATGAAGTGGGGGAGTTCGATCCTGATGCGGACGGCGGGCCGACGTTTCAAGTCGAAAAGAAGGGTCGGCTCGAACCGACCGATTCTCTATATGCCTCCAATATCCTTATTGATGAGTCGGGAGAGCGAATCCTGTTGGGCTGGGCGCGGCACTTTAAAGGTGGCCGAGGATGGTCGGGTGTGTTGACCCTGCCCCGGGTCTTAAGTCTTGATAAAGATCTCACGCTATGTCAAAAGCCGATCCGCACGCTGTCGACTTTGCGGGGTGAGAGTTGGTCGATTGAGAAGCCGACCCGAGTCGAGTCGGCCGAAGGTCTTCGTCCGGCTCCTAAGCTTGAACAGTTTGAGATGGCCGCACGCATGACCATTGCGCCGTCGGATCGCGGGGGCATCTTTCTACATCGCGGAAATGATCTGTTCACAATTCTTTGGGATGAACAGATTGGGTTGTCGGTTGGCCAAATGGATCGCGCCGCTAAAGTCCCGCAGGAGAGCAACGGGTTCGTGATTCCGCTCGATCGGCTCAAGAGTGAGTCTCGGGACTTAAATCTCCGCATCTTTGTCGATCGCGGTTTGGTGGAGATGTTTTCTGCAGATGGCCGAATAGCAATCACGCGGCCTTGGCTGACGAAAACTGCGGAAACCGAAGTGGAATTTATCGCGGGCGGGCGAGGGGCGACGCTGCATTCACTCGACATCTGGGAGATGAAAGACGCCAAAATTCAATAA
- a CDS encoding DUF1036 domain-containing protein, whose product MSTIKPGVALLFCLLCGASTGAQTVDERLIPFSVQNTTKYPLWIAIGFNEGDEFVSAGWYKIESAATLDGFYTADGDVYYNAYSWDGKKKVKTWLGTDKMVYVEDPSNGFRLKESRTRLGGKIKKVGMKKVTIEKRGQVFKLR is encoded by the coding sequence ATGAGCACGATCAAACCGGGTGTAGCATTACTCTTCTGCTTGCTATGCGGAGCTTCCACCGGTGCCCAGACAGTCGATGAGCGTCTGATTCCGTTTTCTGTTCAGAACACGACGAAGTACCCGCTTTGGATCGCCATCGGATTCAACGAGGGAGACGAGTTCGTCTCCGCCGGTTGGTATAAAATTGAATCGGCCGCCACGCTGGATGGGTTTTACACAGCCGATGGCGACGTCTACTACAACGCCTACTCTTGGGACGGAAAAAAGAAGGTGAAGACGTGGCTCGGCACTGACAAAATGGTCTACGTCGAAGACCCCTCCAACGGCTTCCGCCTGAAAGAAAGCCGAACGCGACTCGGCGGCAAAATCAAGAAAGTGGGAATGAAGAAGGTGACGATCGAAAAGCGCGGTCAGGTGTTTAAGTTGCGGTGA
- a CDS encoding IS5 family transposase → MSTTRKSYPSDVTDSEWEFLLPYLTLMREDAPQREHSLRELFNAIRYVAKTGCQWRYLPHDFPPWSAAYQQARRWMQAGVFETIAHDLRIIERILKERDEQPTAVILDARTLQSTPESGARAGFDGAKKKKGSKAHIAVDTLGNLLAVTISAANEQERGYVKELAEKVQQVTGGTVELAYVDQGYTGASAAEQAATESIELEVVKHHEARQGFILLPRRWVVERTLGWLGRFRRLARDYERLATTLTGWHWLAFLGLLTNRLLN, encoded by the coding sequence ATGAGCACGACAAGGAAGTCGTATCCGAGCGATGTCACCGATTCGGAATGGGAGTTTTTGCTCCCGTATTTGACCTTGATGCGAGAAGACGCCCCGCAGCGGGAGCACTCGCTGCGTGAGTTGTTTAATGCCATCCGCTACGTGGCGAAAACGGGCTGCCAGTGGCGCTATTTGCCGCATGACTTCCCGCCATGGTCGGCCGCGTATCAGCAGGCCCGAAGATGGATGCAGGCCGGCGTGTTCGAGACGATCGCGCACGATCTGAGGATCATTGAACGCATTCTTAAAGAACGCGACGAGCAGCCCACGGCCGTCATCCTTGATGCCCGGACGTTGCAGTCGACACCCGAAAGCGGCGCTCGCGCGGGATTCGACGGCGCTAAGAAAAAGAAGGGGTCGAAGGCCCATATTGCCGTCGATACGCTGGGAAATTTGTTGGCGGTCACGATCTCCGCCGCGAACGAGCAGGAGCGTGGCTATGTCAAAGAACTTGCCGAAAAGGTTCAGCAGGTCACCGGCGGGACTGTTGAGCTGGCTTACGTCGATCAAGGATATACCGGGGCCAGTGCCGCTGAGCAGGCGGCTACGGAATCGATCGAATTGGAGGTCGTTAAACATCACGAAGCCCGTCAGGGTTTTATACTGCTTCCGCGTCGCTGGGTCGTTGAGAGGACGCTCGGCTGGCTCGGCCGCTTTCGCCGCCTCGCCCGCGACTATGAACGGCTTGCAACGACATTAACCGGCTGGCACTGGCTCGCCTTCCTCGGCCTGCTGACCAATCGACTGCTTAATTGA
- a CDS encoding M14 family zinc carboxypeptidase yields MKVPYVPSYHAKWVNSVRRRANVTVHDLGRSVRGHTLSVIELSKGGTTSGGSFVASADSKPCLLIYAREHADEHDSSWAVEGFVESVLAEVDRDGASLLDRFTILAIPLMDPDGAAEGAHDSIMNAFRIGASTVETDAYARFLQQWVDDGNRLDLIVNIHNPGVAGWHAKVVAHPSDAERQQEYAHLKARLDRDCVDAGFIAAERQQPELIDAQYRMCGWASRVFGPGYVGVEVNSRSSKQHLTLDELRRLGDVIGRSCCRFLETASGRRMTEITESRLVERKRRWAFYYGRTDSDLEGRSAIDVEMGLLLNPEVDDWEGTTRFKDFERQFAQLSENSAN; encoded by the coding sequence ATGAAAGTTCCTTATGTGCCGAGCTACCACGCCAAGTGGGTGAACTCGGTAAGGCGCCGTGCAAATGTCACTGTCCACGATCTAGGGCGAAGTGTCCGTGGGCATACGCTCTCTGTGATTGAGCTGAGTAAAGGCGGGACGACATCTGGTGGCTCATTTGTTGCCTCTGCAGATTCCAAACCTTGCCTGCTAATATATGCCCGGGAGCACGCCGATGAGCACGACTCGAGTTGGGCAGTCGAAGGGTTTGTGGAATCGGTTCTCGCCGAGGTGGATCGAGACGGAGCGTCCCTTCTTGATCGATTTACGATACTGGCGATTCCTCTAATGGACCCCGATGGCGCGGCCGAAGGTGCCCATGATTCGATCATGAATGCTTTCAGGATCGGTGCTTCGACGGTGGAGACCGATGCGTATGCTCGGTTTTTGCAACAGTGGGTCGATGATGGCAACCGGCTCGATCTGATTGTGAATATTCACAACCCCGGCGTCGCCGGCTGGCACGCCAAAGTCGTCGCTCATCCGAGTGATGCGGAGCGACAGCAGGAATACGCACATCTTAAGGCCCGGCTCGATCGTGATTGCGTCGATGCAGGCTTCATAGCCGCCGAAAGGCAGCAGCCGGAGTTGATAGATGCGCAGTACAGAATGTGCGGTTGGGCCAGCCGAGTCTTCGGTCCCGGTTATGTCGGCGTCGAGGTGAATTCTCGCTCTTCGAAGCAGCATCTGACACTCGATGAATTACGGCGACTCGGCGACGTCATCGGGCGCAGTTGCTGTCGATTTTTAGAAACGGCATCCGGCCGCCGTATGACCGAGATCACCGAATCGCGATTGGTCGAACGAAAGCGTCGTTGGGCGTTCTATTACGGCCGCACCGATAGCGACCTCGAGGGTCGATCGGCGATCGATGTCGAGATGGGCCTGCTCCTTAATCCCGAAGTGGATGACTGGGAAGGGACAACTCGATTTAAAGATTTCGAACGGCAGTTTGCCCAGCTTTCAGAGAATTCTGCGAACTAA
- a CDS encoding addiction module protein, with amino-acid sequence MSTNASDELIEKVFELPEEQRAALAARLLDSLGDEPAEEVREAWRTEIAERLERYHNGETKAVPLEEAWPRIL; translated from the coding sequence GTGAGCACAAATGCTTCGGACGAACTGATTGAGAAGGTGTTTGAACTGCCGGAGGAGCAGCGGGCTGCACTCGCGGCTCGATTGCTCGACAGCTTGGGCGATGAACCCGCGGAAGAAGTTCGAGAAGCTTGGCGGACGGAGATCGCCGAGCGGTTGGAGCGGTATCACAACGGTGAGACTAAAGCGGTTCCGCTTGAGGAAGCTTGGCCGCGGATTCTCTAA
- a CDS encoding aminotransferase class I/II-fold pyridoxal phosphate-dependent enzyme — translation MRSESELPLDDVPFTIPVADRVKRLPPYLFGKINKVKYEKRVAGIDVIDLGMGNPTDPPDRRVSDKLSEALGDWRNHRYSVSNGLGNLRKEVAKRYFKKYGVSLEPDSEILACIGSKEGFSHMCLALLGPGDTAVVPAPTFPIHAYAVMLAGGNVIQLDVTDPNEFLRNVAYTCEHLFPKPKVVVVNFPHNPSGTTIELDFYVELVKLAKRYNFLVMSDFAYADICYDGYKAPSFLEAPGAIDVGCEFTTMSKGYSMAGWRIGFCAGNSQMVRALGTIKGYYDYGIFQAVQIAAIIAMRHCDDAVDEVVKEYEQRRDIFCDGLARLGWEIERPKAGMFVWAKIPEPWNKMGSIPFSMKLLEEANVAVSPGRGFGEEGEGYLRLAIVENSQRLRQAVKQIGKCLKDEPLAVSD, via the coding sequence ATGCGAAGTGAATCTGAACTCCCCCTCGACGACGTCCCCTTTACGATTCCCGTCGCCGACCGAGTGAAGCGGCTCCCGCCCTACCTCTTCGGGAAGATCAACAAGGTTAAATACGAGAAACGGGTCGCCGGGATCGACGTGATCGACCTCGGCATGGGCAACCCCACCGACCCGCCCGACCGCCGCGTGAGCGACAAGCTCTCCGAAGCCCTCGGCGACTGGCGCAATCACCGCTACAGCGTCTCCAACGGCTTGGGCAACCTGCGGAAAGAGGTCGCCAAACGCTACTTCAAGAAGTACGGCGTCAGCCTCGAACCCGACAGCGAAATCCTCGCCTGCATCGGCTCCAAAGAAGGCTTCTCCCACATGTGTCTGGCACTACTGGGACCGGGCGACACCGCCGTCGTCCCCGCGCCGACCTTCCCGATTCACGCCTATGCCGTGATGCTGGCTGGCGGCAACGTCATCCAACTCGACGTCACCGACCCGAACGAATTCTTAAGAAACGTCGCCTACACCTGCGAGCACCTCTTCCCTAAGCCGAAGGTCGTGGTCGTTAACTTCCCCCACAACCCCAGTGGCACGACGATCGAACTCGACTTCTACGTCGAACTGGTGAAGCTCGCGAAGCGCTACAACTTCTTAGTGATGAGCGACTTCGCCTACGCCGACATCTGCTACGACGGCTACAAAGCCCCGAGCTTCTTAGAAGCCCCCGGCGCGATCGACGTCGGCTGCGAGTTCACCACGATGAGCAAAGGTTACAGCATGGCCGGCTGGCGGATCGGCTTCTGTGCCGGCAACAGCCAGATGGTCCGCGCCCTCGGCACGATTAAAGGCTATTACGACTACGGCATCTTTCAGGCCGTGCAGATCGCCGCCATTATCGCCATGCGGCACTGTGATGATGCGGTCGACGAAGTCGTTAAGGAATATGAACAACGCCGCGACATCTTCTGCGATGGCCTCGCCCGCTTAGGTTGGGAAATCGAACGCCCCAAAGCCGGCATGTTCGTCTGGGCCAAGATTCCCGAACCCTGGAACAAAATGGGTTCCATCCCGTTCTCCATGAAGCTCTTAGAAGAAGCCAACGTAGCCGTCAGCCCCGGCCGCGGCTTCGGCGAAGAAGGCGAAGGCTACTTAAGACTCGCCATCGTGGAAAACAGCCAACGGCTCAGGCAAGCAGTGAAGCAGATTGGGAAGTGCCTTAAAGATGAGCCGTTAGCGGTGAGTGATTAG
- a CDS encoding peptidylprolyl isomerase — MGERNHAAPEGGHEDQFGECPFSAAFGTEESAPETATRGKMTTRQKQVTAVLGGVTLAVVAGGVMMQFFTGEPGTAAERTGHAAVSTQHEVGKQTVARPHGVPATLATVAGEAITYDEVQREAFERFGTETLEKLINRKIIESACATRGVQVSIEEVEQEITTIAQGFNLDRENWLQMLQAERGLTPLQYKRDVIWPMIALKKLAGADVEITTEDIGKVFARDFGPRVKAEMIMLDNQRRAQEVWTRARRNPEEFGRLAREFSIEPTSKSLDGKIPPIRRYSGQEELEEKAFQLKLNEISGIVQLPMPGATRYVILKCTGRTEPIVTDLALVRDEIVEQIRKEKIQEAVANIFTELQKSTLVVNYLTHEQTGIRQVGATTTAPARN, encoded by the coding sequence ATGGGTGAACGGAATCACGCCGCGCCGGAAGGCGGCCACGAAGATCAATTCGGCGAGTGCCCGTTTTCGGCAGCGTTCGGCACTGAAGAGTCGGCACCGGAAACGGCAACCCGAGGTAAAATGACTACTCGACAAAAGCAGGTCACCGCGGTCCTCGGCGGCGTTACGCTCGCCGTCGTTGCCGGCGGTGTCATGATGCAGTTCTTCACCGGAGAACCCGGGACGGCGGCGGAGCGGACCGGCCACGCGGCCGTCAGCACGCAGCACGAAGTCGGAAAGCAGACGGTCGCACGACCGCACGGTGTTCCTGCCACCCTGGCGACCGTCGCCGGGGAGGCGATCACCTATGACGAAGTTCAGCGTGAGGCTTTCGAACGCTTCGGCACCGAGACCCTCGAAAAGCTGATCAACCGCAAGATCATCGAATCCGCCTGTGCCACCCGTGGCGTGCAGGTTTCGATCGAAGAAGTCGAGCAGGAGATCACCACGATCGCCCAAGGCTTCAATCTCGACCGCGAAAACTGGCTGCAAATGCTCCAAGCCGAGCGCGGCCTGACCCCGCTGCAGTACAAGCGCGACGTCATTTGGCCGATGATCGCTTTGAAAAAGCTCGCCGGTGCCGATGTCGAAATCACAACCGAAGACATTGGTAAGGTCTTCGCCCGCGACTTCGGCCCGCGTGTCAAAGCCGAAATGATCATGCTCGACAACCAGCGTCGCGCCCAGGAAGTCTGGACTCGCGCCCGTCGTAATCCGGAAGAATTCGGTCGCCTCGCACGCGAGTTCTCGATCGAACCGACGAGCAAATCGCTCGACGGCAAGATTCCCCCGATCCGCCGTTACAGCGGTCAGGAAGAGCTCGAAGAGAAAGCCTTCCAACTGAAGCTGAACGAGATTTCTGGGATCGTCCAACTGCCGATGCCGGGGGCGACGCGGTACGTCATCCTCAAATGCACCGGCCGGACTGAACCGATCGTGACCGACCTCGCCCTCGTGCGGGACGAGATCGTCGAACAAATCCGCAAGGAAAAGATTCAAGAAGCGGTCGCCAACATCTTCACCGAACTGCAGAAGTCGACGCTCGTTGTCAATTATCTGACTCACGAGCAAACCGGCATTCGACAGGTCGGAGCGACCACGACCGCACCGGCTCGCAACTGA
- a CDS encoding DUF58 domain-containing protein, with the protein MLTQAELLTSSTLALRARHLVRGMQLGRHRGIGRGPSSEFFTHRPYSPGDEPRRIDWKLFARTRRHFYKETREDSSVRVLILLDASGSMGAIPAGDDRESKWKTAAILAAAIARVTLRQGDPTALTIFADNEPTELPCTDRPSHWNRIVDAMAEATPQGVFAADLAAKRVAGRFSRRGLIYLMTDGWDDPAQLNRSLSTLATRGHDVRLLRVIDAAEERLPTAEQVRFRDPESTRILQDHATELAPAYRRAVAEHHRLVRSACLRHNATIVTVRTGDDLLSRLRLSLAGRTERSAAS; encoded by the coding sequence GTGTTGACCCAAGCAGAATTACTGACGTCTTCCACCCTCGCCTTGCGGGCCCGGCACCTTGTGCGGGGGATGCAACTCGGTCGACATCGGGGGATCGGTCGAGGACCGTCCTCAGAGTTCTTCACGCATCGTCCCTACTCTCCCGGTGATGAGCCGCGGCGGATCGACTGGAAGCTCTTCGCCCGCACGCGTCGGCACTTCTACAAAGAAACTCGGGAGGACAGCAGCGTCCGCGTTCTGATTCTGCTCGACGCGAGCGGGTCGATGGGAGCCATCCCTGCAGGAGACGACCGCGAGTCGAAGTGGAAGACGGCTGCCATTCTCGCCGCTGCGATCGCCCGCGTGACGTTGAGGCAGGGGGACCCGACCGCTCTGACAATCTTCGCCGACAATGAGCCGACCGAACTGCCCTGCACCGATCGACCGTCTCATTGGAACCGGATCGTCGACGCAATGGCGGAGGCAACGCCTCAAGGCGTGTTTGCGGCCGACCTGGCGGCCAAGCGCGTGGCCGGGCGATTCTCTCGTCGGGGCCTGATCTATCTGATGACCGACGGTTGGGACGATCCGGCGCAACTGAACCGCTCTTTGTCGACACTTGCGACTCGCGGGCACGATGTTCGGCTCCTCAGAGTGATCGATGCCGCAGAAGAACGGCTTCCGACCGCAGAACAGGTCCGATTTCGCGACCCTGAGTCGACCCGCATTCTTCAGGATCACGCGACCGAACTGGCCCCTGCCTATCGTCGGGCCGTCGCCGAGCATCACAGGCTTGTTCGGTCGGCCTGCCTGCGTCACAACGCGACAATCGTCACCGTGCGAACCGGCGATGATCTCCTGTCGCGGCTCAGGCTCAGCCTCGCGGGCCGGACGGAGCGATCGGCCGCATCCTGA
- a CDS encoding AAA family ATPase has product MNDELHEQRESEKPREPVRSDVQRLEAAAQLGRTLRAELAKVIVGQDEVAEQILITMLCGGHALLEGVPGLAKTLLVRSVAELTDLSFSRIQFTPDLMPADVVGAEIIGSGGDDATAFRFIKGPVFANLILADEVNRTSPRTQSALLEAMQEHQVTVGGASHSLPRPFCVLATQNPIEQEGTYPLPEAQLDRFLMRILVDYPSEEDELEIVRRTTATALPTLQAIANQAELTDASGLLRLMPIGESTARFAIRLVRATRPNDPNADDPVNRYISWGAGPRASQALILSAKARAMLRGRAAVELEDVKAMAAPVLRHRIVTDFEAEADRVTVDQIVTQLVEALSAEDAAIPKWMRSLIKPRN; this is encoded by the coding sequence GTGAACGACGAACTTCACGAGCAACGAGAGTCCGAGAAACCGCGCGAGCCGGTGCGGTCTGATGTGCAGCGACTCGAGGCGGCTGCCCAGTTGGGGCGGACGCTGCGTGCCGAACTGGCGAAGGTCATTGTCGGCCAGGATGAAGTCGCCGAGCAGATTCTGATTACAATGCTGTGCGGCGGACACGCCTTGCTCGAAGGTGTGCCGGGGTTGGCGAAAACGCTGCTGGTGCGGTCGGTAGCTGAATTGACCGACCTCTCATTTTCACGAATTCAATTCACGCCCGATTTAATGCCCGCCGACGTCGTCGGTGCGGAGATCATCGGGTCGGGCGGCGATGACGCCACCGCCTTTCGCTTCATTAAAGGCCCGGTCTTTGCCAATCTGATTTTGGCCGATGAAGTCAATCGTACCTCGCCGCGAACGCAATCGGCACTTTTGGAGGCGATGCAGGAACATCAAGTGACGGTCGGCGGAGCCTCGCACTCGCTCCCCCGTCCGTTCTGCGTGCTGGCTACGCAAAACCCGATTGAGCAAGAGGGAACCTACCCGCTGCCGGAAGCGCAGCTTGATCGCTTTCTGATGCGCATTCTCGTCGACTATCCGTCGGAAGAAGACGAGTTGGAGATCGTCCGGCGGACCACGGCGACGGCCTTGCCAACGCTTCAGGCAATCGCCAATCAAGCCGAGCTGACCGATGCATCCGGCTTACTACGCTTGATGCCGATCGGAGAATCGACGGCCCGGTTTGCCATCCGTCTGGTTCGCGCGACCCGGCCCAACGACCCGAATGCTGATGATCCGGTGAATCGCTACATCTCTTGGGGGGCCGGCCCGCGGGCAAGTCAGGCCTTGATTCTGTCCGCGAAAGCCCGAGCAATGCTGAGAGGTCGAGCGGCGGTTGAACTTGAAGACGTAAAAGCAATGGCGGCACCGGTTCTGAGGCATCGAATCGTGACCGACTTCGAAGCCGAAGCCGACCGGGTCACCGTTGATCAAATCGTGACGCAGCTTGTCGAGGCACTTTCGGCCGAAGATGCGGCGATCCCCAAATGGATGCGGTCCCTGATCAAACCGCGGAACTGA
- a CDS encoding 5'-methylthioadenosine/adenosylhomocysteine nucleosidase, whose product MIQSISDSVSSIVARATGIIASLIFLAAAATAADRAPVAILGAMDVEVDGLIGAIDDRQTREILGLKFHEGVLEGTPVVVARGGVGKVNAAMVTTLLIEHFRPEVIVFTGVAGAVNPELRPGDIVIGKSALHHDFGTHSDEAFVRDATRNPVDGKLNPVQLPAPQEVLAAMLEAAETVQFRSVDSRMPQFRTGIVGTGDVFLMAKEPRRELRKTLGIDVVEMEGAAAAQVGHQLGVPVIIIRAISDRADKNAQLDFRRFAAAAAANNIRLVRSFLKIRHKTKH is encoded by the coding sequence ATGATTCAATCGATCTCAGATAGCGTGTCGTCCATCGTGGCCCGTGCCACTGGCATTATCGCGTCGTTAATTTTTCTCGCTGCCGCGGCGACAGCGGCAGATCGGGCCCCCGTGGCCATTCTCGGCGCGATGGACGTCGAGGTCGACGGGTTAATCGGCGCGATCGATGATCGCCAGACCCGAGAAATTCTGGGGCTGAAGTTCCATGAGGGAGTGCTGGAAGGCACACCGGTTGTCGTTGCTCGCGGCGGCGTCGGCAAGGTCAACGCCGCAATGGTCACGACGCTACTCATCGAACACTTTCGTCCTGAAGTCATCGTATTTACCGGTGTCGCCGGCGCCGTGAACCCGGAGCTACGACCGGGAGATATCGTGATCGGTAAATCGGCACTGCATCACGATTTCGGGACGCATTCGGATGAAGCCTTCGTCCGCGATGCGACCCGAAACCCCGTCGACGGGAAATTGAATCCCGTTCAACTTCCGGCGCCACAGGAAGTGCTGGCCGCGATGCTTGAGGCAGCAGAGACGGTTCAATTTCGATCAGTCGATTCGCGGATGCCCCAGTTCAGAACGGGAATTGTGGGGACAGGGGATGTCTTTCTGATGGCGAAAGAACCGCGTCGCGAACTTCGGAAAACGCTCGGTATTGATGTTGTTGAAATGGAGGGGGCGGCGGCTGCTCAAGTCGGGCATCAACTCGGAGTCCCGGTGATCATTATTCGGGCCATCAGCGATCGGGCCGACAAAAACGCCCAACTCGACTTTCGGCGTTTCGCCGCCGCGGCGGCAGCGAATAACATCCGGCTTGTGCGATCATTCTTAAAAATCAGACATAAGACGAAGCATTAG